Part of the Deltaproteobacteria bacterium CG2_30_66_27 genome, GTGGTAACGACGGGGATCCCCGCAGCCATCGCCTCCAGGCAGGCGTTGCTGAACGGCTCGTAGACCGTCGGGAAGACGAAGGCGTCCGCTCCGAGGAAGAGGTCGTCGGCCCCAGCGACCGGTCCGGTGAAGAGGAGCCGGCCGGAGGCCTGCCCGGCCGACCGGACATACGTCGACGGGTCCCCCTTGCCGGCCAGGACGACCCGGAACGCTTTGCATCCCCGCTCCGCCAGGAGCCGCGCCGCGCGCGAGATGGTTCCGACTCCCTTCCGTGCGAACCCGGATCCGACGAAGAGAAAGACCGTCTCCCCGTCCGGTATTCCGAACCGCTTCCGGAAGCGGACCCTCGCATCGGCCTTCCGGTCGAGCGGAAACCGCGCAATGTCGATCCCGTTATGGACCACGCGGATCGTTTCCCCCGGAAGCCCGAACCGGCGGACGATCTCGTCCCGCCCCCGGTTCGAATTGGCGATGACGAGGCGAAGCGCGGGGGAGCGGAACATCGCCCGCTCGAGATGGAGATAGACCCGGTTGAGTGGACGCAGGTAGTCGAACGGCCATGTTCCAGGGCGCAGGGCCCGCTTGCGCAGGATCCATTCGGCATGAACGCCGTCCCCCGCCCGGTAGACCTCGGCCCCGGGGACGCGTTCCAGGGAGAAGAGGAGCCATCCCGGATGATCCGCCCCCCACTGCCGGACGGCCCGGGCAAAAAGGAGGAGACGAAGGGGAACCGGTTTGCCCGGGACGGGAATCCTCTCCACGCCCACCTTCCCCGCGCTGGAACCGTCCCACGACGCGCAGAGAATGCGAACCTCCGCCCCGGCGTCGGAAAGCGCCGCGGAGAGCGTGTCCATGTACCGCTCGGCACCGCCGTGGGAGGAATACCGGTACCGGACGAGGACGACCTTCATGCCGATGCCTTTCGACTTTCGTCGTACAGGCGTTCCAGTTCCCGCACCTGTTTGCGGATATCGAACCGTTCCTCTACATGGGCGCGTCCCGCCCGCCCCATCGCTTCCCAGGTCTGCGGTGAGGCGCAGATCCTTGCGAGAAGTGCGGCCAATCCATCCACATCCCTTTCATCGGCGAGGAGCCCGGATCGACCGTCGAGGACAATCTGCGGGATGTCGCAGTGCCTCGTTGCGACCACCGGCATCCCGGAAGCGGAGAGTTCCGTGATCGTGACCGGGGCGCCGCCCTCCGCGTCGCCATCCTCCGCGAGGACGCTCGGCTGCAGAAAGATGTGAGCAGACCGTATGGCTTCGAGGTACCGGTCATAGGGAAGAAAACCGCGCCATTCGACCCTGTCGACGATCCCTTTTTCCTCGATGAACCGGCGCATCCGCAAAACATGTTCGTTTTCACGCGGGGTCCTGCCTCCGATGATCATGCGAAGCACAACTTGCGGAAAATCCCGGCAGATGCGCTCGAACGCCAGTAATCCGTACCAGTGTCCCTTCTTTTCCACCGGTCTGCCCGCCATCAGAACGACTATCCGCCCATCGGGATCCGGAGAGCGAGGGAGGAAGGGGATAGCCGTCGTGTCGATTCCGAGACGAAGGACCTTCACGATACGTTCCGGCGCACCCAGACCGAGGACCTTGTCCGCCATTGCCGGTCCTTCCACGAGGATGAGGGAGGCGCTCCGGGACAACTTGTCGAAGCCTTCCCGGAAGTGTCCGTCCCGTGCCCTCGCCCAGATATCGGATCCGTAGAAAGACGCAACGTGAGGGATCCCGGCCTCCTTCGCCAGCCGGATATTCCGGATGGCCATATCCGCAAAATGCGAATGCAGCAATACCGCGCCTTCCCGCCGCAGTGCATCCCGGTGGATCCGGAACGGTGCGCCCCTCACCAGGACGAGCGCTTTCTCCAGGTTCCTGCGTAGAAACGGCTGCCCGTACACGCTGTAAACAGGAGCGATGGGAAACTGGTCGAGATTTTCCGTTCGCTTGGTGAGGACGACAGGGCGGAAGGATTCCAGAAAGCGAATCTGGTGGTAGATCCAGCTCCCCGAGCCGGGGAGATACGGGTTGACCGAATGTGCGACGACCGGGATCATGCCGGACCGCCGGGCCTCTCCCGCGGAATCACTCGACCTTCTTGAGGACGCGCGCCGGCACGCCGACGGCTACGACCCCGGGGGGGACGTCCCCGATGACCACCGCTCCCGCCCCGATCACGCTCCCTTCCCCGATCTCCACGCCGGACAGCACCACGACGTTCGATCCGAGGTAGACGTTCCCGCGGATGCGGATTGGAGCGTACTTCGAAGGAAACCTCGCTTTCAGGGGGATCTCCCCCACATGAAAATGGGTGGCCATCGTGGCTCCCATCGAGATCGTGACATCGTCTTCCACGACGATCCTTTCCTTCAGATCCAGCACGGCCCCATGCCCCAGGTAAACGTTGTTTCCGAGAACCAGGTTCGTGAAATCCTTCCCGGCGTTGACGAGCGTGAGGGGGGTGTACACCCGGGTGTTCTCGCCGATCGTTGCGCCGAAGTGCCGAAGCAGGGCGGTGACATACCCCACGGATTCGGGCAAGGCGAGGATCCGATGAAGTCGCCGCGTCGAAAGAACCCGGGAAAAGAGGGGGAGCAGGCGTTCCCGCATCTCAGTGCGAATAGAACCGGAGGACTTTCGTCACCGCCGTGATCACGTCCTCTACGTCCTGGTCGTCCAGGTAGGGGGTGAGGGGCACGCTGAGCGTCCTTGCGGATACGTACTCGGCATTCGGGAACATCCCTTCCTGAAAGCCGAAACGGTCCCGGTAATACGGGTGGAGGGGGACGGCGATGTAGTGGACACCCACGCCTACCCCCTCCTTCTGGATCGCTTCGAGGACGGTGTCCCGCGGCACGCGGAGCCGGTCCAGGTCGAGGAGAAAGGTGTAAAGGTGCCGTGCGTGCCGCACGCCGTTCCCCGGCGGCACGGGGAGGGCGATCGGAAGGGACCGGAAGGCTTCGTCGTACCGACGCCATATCCTCTCCCTCGCTCCCAGGTTCTCCCCGACCCGGCGCAGTTGATGGATGCCGACGGCGGCCTGGACGTCGGTCATGTTGTACTTGTACCCGATGGTTTCGGCCTGGTAATGGTGGTACCCTTCCCCGCCGAAACGCTTCCATGCGTCCCTCGAAAGGCCGTGGAGTCGGGAGATCCGCATCCGCTCCGCCGCCTCCGCGTTTCCCGTAACGACCATCCCTCCCTCGATGGACGTCACGTTTTTCGTGGGGTAGAAACTGAAGGCCCCGAAATCCCCGAACGTCCCGGCGTGGCGGCCACCGATGGTCCCCTCGATGCAGTGGGCGCAATCCTCGACGACACGGATCCTTGCCCCGCCGGTGACGCCAAGGATCGCGTCCATCGGGCACGGGAGACCCGCAAAGTGGACCGGAACGACGGCACGCGTGCGAGGCGTGATCGCTGCGGCAACGGACTCGGCCGTCACGTTGAACGTGCCCCGATCGCAGTCCGCGAACACCGGGGTCCCCCCGGCGTGCAGCACGGCGTTCGCGGTGGCAACGAAGGTCATCGCGGGGACCACGACCTCGTCTCCGGGTACGACCCCGGCGGCCAGGAGGGACAGGTGCAAAGCGGCCGTGCAGGAGGATACCGCGACGGAATAGCTCCCGCCCACGTAAGCCAGGAATTCCTGCTCGAACGTCTGGACCCGGGGTCCGGTCCCGATCCAGCCCGACCGAAGGGCCGCCGCCACCTCCCGGATCTCCTCCTCCCCGATCCTGGGCTTTCCGAACACCAGGAATTCGGTCCGGGTCGGCGTGCCCCCCTCAAGGGCGGGGATGGAGGATGAAGATGTCGATCTTCCCATTACGTCCTCTTTGTCCGTTGGTACGGATTCCGCCGTTCGCCCCCTCATCCTGGTCAAGGGGTTATTTCTTCCCCAGTTTATCCCCCCACATCGCGGGGGGGAAGGGGAATCCCCCCCCCAACTCCACCGGGCGCGATCAGGCGTCGGCGTTGTCCCCGATGATATCCCCGTAGATGGAGATCAGCCGATTTTCGTACATCTCCCACGAGAATCCTGCCACGCGGTCCCGTCCGGAGTTCCCCATGACCCTCCCCATCTCCCGGTTCTCGTACAGGAGGAGGAGCCGCTCCTTGATGGCGTCGGGGTCCCGGATCGGTACGATGAACCCGTCGATCCCGTCCCGAACGACCGAGCCGGCGTTCAGGGTGGTGACGACCGGAAGACCCGCCGCCATCGCTTCGTAGGTCGTCTTGGCGCTTCCCTCGGTGATGCTCGGAAGGACGAACGCCGTTGCGTCCGGGAAAAAACGGTCCGCCCCTTCACGTACATGCCCGAAGAAACGGATCGAAGGATCGTCGCGGCAGATCGCAAGGAACGGGACGATCTCCTCGTGGACAGCCCCGACGACCCACAGTTCCCCTCCGGGGAGGGCGAGCCCGGTCCATGCATGCAACAGGTCGAGAAACCCTTTCCGGAGGCAGACCGTCCCCACGTAGAGGACACGGAATGGATTCTCTTTCGGTTCGGCGGGCGGTGGAAACTGCTTGAGGTCCACGGCCCTTGGAAGGATGACCATCTTCTCGAGCGGAAACCCCTGTTCCATGAACGATCGAACGCCGAATTCCGACTGCACGACCACGCGATCCGCCAAGGAAAATTCCATCGGAGCGATGTCGACGTCGCGATGCGTCCAGTCGATTCCCCTCAGCCACCGGTTCCCGTCGTCTTGGGGAAAGGGAACCCCCCACCTCTCGTACTCCTCCCGGAGCAGACGCCATGCAGTCGCCGGGTGGGGCGCCGGCCGCTCCACGATCGTCTTCGCCCCGATCCGCTTCGCCTCCTCGAGGGAATGGAGGCACTCCGTGGTCCAGCCGTGGAAGATGTCGCACCCGTGCCGGCGGATGTGGCGCGCCGCCCTGCGGTCGAGCACCATCCTCTTCAGCGTGTAGTAGTAGC contains:
- a CDS encoding UDP-4-amino-4,6-dideoxy-N-acetyl-beta-L-altrosamine transaminase; translated protein: MGRSTSSSSIPALEGGTPTRTEFLVFGKPRIGEEEIREVAAALRSGWIGTGPRVQTFEQEFLAYVGGSYSVAVSSCTAALHLSLLAAGVVPGDEVVVPAMTFVATANAVLHAGGTPVFADCDRGTFNVTAESVAAAITPRTRAVVPVHFAGLPCPMDAILGVTGGARIRVVEDCAHCIEGTIGGRHAGTFGDFGAFSFYPTKNVTSIEGGMVVTGNAEAAERMRISRLHGLSRDAWKRFGGEGYHHYQAETIGYKYNMTDVQAAVGIHQLRRVGENLGARERIWRRYDEAFRSLPIALPVPPGNGVRHARHLYTFLLDLDRLRVPRDTVLEAIQKEGVGVGVHYIAVPLHPYYRDRFGFQEGMFPNAEYVSARTLSVPLTPYLDDQDVEDVITAVTKVLRFYSH